ATAATATTTAAGTTGcgccaaaaacaaatattcttcTTCTGTAAAATAATGGAGAGGGAATCAGGATAGGGCAATAGCAGAACGTTAGTTTAAAGAGTATTTTAACTCCAGCAAGCATTGCATCAATAGAATGTCATATTACTTTGAATTGGAAAATTGTAAACATTTAACAATTCTGAATAAGACATGAGTTACTGTCAAATAACTGCCGAACTATAGACCATTTCCCTACCAAATCATAAAATGAAagtgctttgtttttatacaaaatgttgtttcacattatgtatttatacggagaaaataaaatgtaaataatgggACTACAGACGAAGCGTGTCGGAACAGCGTCATGACGTCATGACGCACAGCGTGACGCGTGACGTGCGAAAAAGgataaacaaaaaaggaaggaagccGTCGGCCATACAATCGCGGCAAAATCGGTTCAAAATTTTAGCCCGTGAGCTGCAGTTAGCCGCTACGTGCACCCTTTTGTTGTCTCACTAGGCAGCATTTGGTGTTAGCAATCATGGACGATGCAATCATATTTCGTATGAGTGCGTTTTCCGAGCAAGGAGGGAGGAAATACATGGAGGATGTTGTCGAGATCAGAATCGAATATGAGCCGACGTCGGCGGCTAGCGAAGACTACACAAAGTCACACGGACATGTGGGACAGGACAACGCGGAGAGCGACTCGCCAAAATCCAGCGAAAGCGAGCTGCAAGCGAAAAATGCGGCGACCGAGCCTGGCCCGGTTTCTGCGATGTGGGTTGAGAGCCTGTCTAGCAAGGACACCGGCGACCACGGCGCGCCGCTATCAGACGAAAAAGTCGAGGAGCGCCTTGTGGACACTCGGAGATCCGTGGCGTTTTTCGCCGTGTTTGACGGTCACGGCGGCCGCGAAGCAGCCCATTTTGCCAGGGAACATTTGTGGGATTTATTAAAAAGACAGAGGGGCTTTTGGTCAAAGGATCATTCGGAAGTATGCGCGGCTCTCCGGAAAGGATTCATCGCCTGCCACCATGCAATGTGGAAACAACTCCGTAAGCCTTGCCTTATATTTTGTTCATGTAGGCGGTCACGCCTTAAACATCAACCTACACTGTTTATGGAGGCAGGAGCTTATTCAGCTGAGCTGGTTATAtgacatcattaaaaaaaaaaacaccgatGCCACCTAGGTGTGTTTTAATGATTAGGGAACGTCCGCACACCGGCCAAGGGGGAGACCCAATACAGAACAGTCCAGAACAATGGGCGATAAAAATATGCACCCAATTgtttacaattattattattaacctATCTGTTTAgtcagatttgttttgttctcttCCTTTCTTTTGGTGTCGTTTTTGTCGTGTCCGATGTTTATATTGtctgtttatttatgtatttaactGCAGGCAAGTATCTATTTACCTATTTTGACAACTTGGCAcaacgggggaaaaaaacgtacTCTAATTTGTTTTCCTCGTTTACTAAGTTAAATGTGCAAACAGTGTTTGGTGTTGTtgcaaatggatggatggatgtgcagaaaccaataaatattaaggaaagaaaaataaaagattaaCCCGACAGCTGACCCAATTGTTAAAACCATGGCAAACAGTGAATTCGGTGCGTAGAAGGTTTAGTTACTGCAAAAGGAGATGAAACAACATTAGTATTAGTGGTGACCCCTTTCAAGTAAGCTAGAAATACCATCTGGGAGAAACCAAACGGCCAGTAACCATGCTCAGATTAGAGCTGTCCATGAGAATAGCGTTCAGCCTTCTTAGTGGGAGTGTTCCTTGTGTCCCTCAATGGATGGAAGCAATATTTTTCATGATCACTTCATTTTGCAGGTTTACCTGATAATCAAATTTTCCAAGGAAATTTCTGAATTGACTTCTGCTTCAAGCGATCATTAAAATGCATGAAACTATTGAGAATATTGACATTTGCATTGCAATGCATGTAAGAATAAGacatttttccctttttattttatttgcagcgGAATGGCCTAAAACAATAACAGGCCTGCCCAGTACGTCAGGCACCACAGCCAGTGTGATTGTGATCCGTGGTGTTCATATGTATGTTGCTCATGTGGGAGATTCAGCGGTAGTGGTTGgagtgaaagaaaatgaatcgGATATCACACTTCAAGCACTGGAAGTCACACAAGACCATAAACCTGAACTACCGAAAGAGAAGGAAAGAATCGAGCGATTGGGTGGAAGGTGAGTGGGGCAGGATGGTTTATTTTGCAGGATTCAATACTTTCTGTCATATCACATAAGTAGTAGCAGTTGTTTAATTCAGAAGGATTTTGATTTTTCTGGCGACAAATGCTTATTGGCCCCTGTGTGACATgctgttatttatttgactgCAGTGTAATGAAGAAGTCTGGGGTGAACCGCGTTGTGTGGAAGAGACCCCGACTTACCCACAACGGGCCAGTGAGGAGAAGCACGGTCATCGACCAGATCCCCTTCTTGGCAGTGGCACGATCGCTTGGTAAAGGCActcaccccaaaaaatatcCCGCTTAACACTGCTGCAGTTTATTTGACACGCTATAATGTTAATGACACATTTTATTCTCTGCTGAAAGGTGATTTATGGAGCTACGATTTCTACAGTGGAGAGTTTGTGGTGTCGCCAGAGCCCGATACCACAGTGATGACCCTCGACCCCAAACGACATCGCTACGTTATTCTTGGCAGTGACGGTTTATGGAACATGATGCCTCCGAAGAATGCCGTCAATATGTGTTATAGCCATGACAAAATGGTGGTGCGTAATTAATGAACATATCCTGTAGCATTTGGTAGCgtgcttgctttttttaactgtaattgcaattttgtttttgctatttAGGGGCCAAAAGGAATGTCTTGTGCCTGCCGGTTGGGATGCACCGCGCTACTCTTTTGGAAAGAGCGCATGCTTCGCGCTGACAACACAACAGTGATTGTACTGGCGCTGCAGGAGCGCGGTGGCCCTACTATCCCGACGCATCGAGACGAAATTATGGTGGATATGGCTCAAGGAATTGACCACATTCCCTTCCCGGGAACCCCTTATAACGTATATGAGGTTCCAAAGGTCAGTGAACTTAAGTTCGTCCAAACTGAGACAGGATCTGTTTCAAGAATATATTGTTGGTTTATTCTCCACCTTTCCCTGTGtcgctttttaaaaaaaaattgcgatATGCTATTATGCTAGCTTCAGAGACACAAGTTCAAAGAAGACTTTCTCAGTGGAACAGTGGTTCATCGTatcattcttttgttttcgGGGCTAACAGGCGGAGCGCGAGGATGGCATGTTTCATGAAGAAGATGAGATATATGGAGAAGAACATGAGGGATGGACATGCCTGGAGTGGTAGTCAGGTGAATGCTCATAAAACTGTGTCAAACTATCAGTGTCCAAGCTAGAGTAGCCAGTAGCATATGCACTATTTCTCACgaatcaaaaacaaattgacctTAAAGTTAGTTGACGtttccatttaaaaatagaaaaaatactCTTTCAGCAGATTGGCATACTTAAAATTTCATCTTGAATTCCAAAATATTATTTCCTTCAGTTTATGGTCAGAAAAATATGGTATGTTCTTAAGGTTTCCCTCCATCTCattattgaatttaaaatgataaGTTATTTGTATGGTATTAGTTGAGTAATGgaatgcaatgttttttttttatttttttttttatcatgttCTTGTTGTTACTGCCTTTTTCACCAGCATGAAGCAAAGAATGCTTCCTGTCTACGTCCTAAGACTTTGGAGCAGGCATTTGGGACGTATGAGGCAGCTTTCTTTGCCAGCGCGCATGTCTTGCCTGACGTAGACTCCGCGGGAGCCCCGCTGTCCCCCTAAGACAGGCCACTGAATGGGTTTCAAAAGCAGGAGTCAGCACTTCAGATGGACCGGACTTCTGAGTCGCTCTTCGGCCGTTGCTCCTGACGTCGTCGGTCATTGTGGTCAatcccaaaataaaagtttgcCTCATAAGACTCCTCGCAGCAAAAGCGAACAATGGTGCGATATTCACAAGCGACAACACGGCCACAGTAACACCAGGCTTTCTTGTGTGTGTACTGAGTGGACAAGCCTCTTTGGACatattttgactttatttgtatagacatttatttgtaaatatatgGAAAACGATGAGATTTTCAATGTGCTTgctttttataattttatcaTTTGGCTAAAGTCCCTGCCCCACCTTTAAATTTTAGTGTTTACGGATCTTGTAGATTATGTTCAATGTATGCCGTCTATTTTCATACTTATACATGAATATAATGACAATAGTATATATCGACAGGATATTTTGATGGGTAAATTTAGAAGGATTTTCCTCTTTGGAAATTAAAGTCTATTATAGAATTATTGGGATTTTATCAATTTTTTTATCGAAGGTGTCTAAAATTCAGACCAGTCTTCAGCAGGACCCAGACATTCTGCTGCggatattttaattttcccCTCAGTACTGCAAAGCTATTTTTATGCCCCATGAGCCTCATGAATTGTGGGAGCGACTTCCGGGTGGGTTTTGCTGCttgattcatattccacaaacgcaaTATTAATCTGAATACCGTGTTTCGACTTTTAGGGATTATAATCAtttagaaaaggaaaaaaagagtctTGGAAAGAAATCCAATTAAATTTGTCTTAACATGTTTGTGCTCTCCACCAGTGTCTCATCATCTTCCTCTATTGTTTTAATCGGTACATATAAGCTATTTAAACGATTTACACTCGGCTAATGAGATTCAATGACCTCTTGTGTACATTTGTAGGAGATTTGTGTCTTAATCCACCCCGATATGGTACTGTCTTAGAATGAGTACCCATTATTGCATCAATTCCATCTTGATGTGGCAGCTGAATTGTTTTAGTTGATTCCGTTGCCTTTTTCGTAACATGAATTGTTGCCTTAGCACAAACAAGTTGGTGCTTTTCATACAAAAAATCAAGATATGTAAGACGTTCCCTGATACTTTGACCtgtggtttattttatttatcgtGCACCTTCGATTTTCCACACCAACGTCACAGAACATGAACTTTTAGGCTGTGACATGGAATCTCCTACTACAGCTGCaggcatttttgtttcttttgtacaGTATGTCATTATGCAATAGGAGTTTGTACAGTACATTATTATGCAAAGTAATCGGATTTCCAGAAGTATGGCATGCTCAGATCAATTCTGTGTTCTCAAGTTTCCGGGACTAATGGGTGTTAATGGACGTGCTGTGTTTTGACAATTgcaacacttttgttttcctgtcaCCGCCACTTCTCAGGACTAACTATGTGAGATACATTCTTCAAAAGTGACTGGATATACACGCTCTGTGTTGTAATAAAGTTTCCATTTTACAATTGGAGCTTTTGGGTTTGATGAGAGGGTTTCACTGCCTGACACTTGCAAAGATGTCTTCTACCAGTAGATGGCAGCAATTgttctggggaaaaaaaaaaagtttcatctTTAACAAAacgccacttttttttttagctgagcTTCACTGGCATCTCTTTTGTAGTGTTTTAGTGTACCCTTCTACTACCCACTCTTGATTAACACTAAATGggatatttgatttttattgatCATACAGCGAGTTGAGCAATATTGCAACATGTCTTGTATATGAAGGGGGTAAAAAATATACGTAAATGCATTAACACTTTTAACCTTATGTTAATTTAAGGGGATGCAGGGTGCCACTTATGTGGTGTTATCTACTCATCCTATAAATTCATTGTTCTTTCACCATCAGCCAAACCTGTGGGTTAAACAAAGCTGAAAATACTTAATccgtttttaaaaattgttttaatgaaGCCACTGCCAAGTGGATCTGAGAGGTTCCAATAGATTGTTGGCTAAAAAGTAAGAAAACGGCATCTGCCGCTGTTTTCAAACCTTGccttaaaatgttttgaaatgtttaccATTTATTTCCATTGCAAACATACGGACAAAGATTACAAAGTGATGGTAGTGGTGTCTGGCCCTGAATATTTCATGCACTGTCAGCCCAACATCTGCTGACCTACCTCGCACGCAACTACCCACTCTTGCTGCATAAACTGTCACTCTCCATTAGCCGACACATCATCACCGGTGTCTCCCACTTGTCTCACGACTCTTCTGCTCGTATTCCTAACAAATATGCATCTACAGCAAACCGTGTGGGAGTTACTTTAAcacttaatgtttttttgcataacTTCATTCC
The sequence above is drawn from the Syngnathus acus chromosome 14, fSynAcu1.2, whole genome shotgun sequence genome and encodes:
- the ppm1db gene encoding protein phosphatase, Mg2+/Mn2+ dependent, 1Db, which codes for MDDAIIFRMSAFSEQGGRKYMEDVVEIRIEYEPTSAASEDYTKSHGHVGQDNAESDSPKSSESELQAKNAATEPGPVSAMWVESLSSKDTGDHGAPLSDEKVEERLVDTRRSVAFFAVFDGHGGREAAHFAREHLWDLLKRQRGFWSKDHSEVCAALRKGFIACHHAMWKQLPEWPKTITGLPSTSGTTASVIVIRGVHMYVAHVGDSAVVVGVKENESDITLQALEVTQDHKPELPKEKERIERLGGSVMKKSGVNRVVWKRPRLTHNGPVRRSTVIDQIPFLAVARSLGDLWSYDFYSGEFVVSPEPDTTVMTLDPKRHRYVILGSDGLWNMMPPKNAVNMCYSHDKMVGPKGMSCACRLGCTALLFWKERMLRADNTTVIVLALQERGGPTIPTHRDEIMVDMAQGIDHIPFPGTPYNVYEVPKAEREDGMFHEEDEIYGEEHEGWTCLEW